From the Sphingomonas aliaeris genome, one window contains:
- a CDS encoding bifunctional riboflavin kinase/FAD synthetase: MQRLDGSAAVPSHFAGGIVALGNFDGFHLGHQAVVGRAVDRARAEGRPAIVATFDPHPVRYFRPDTPPFRLTTLDQRQELFAAAGADAMVVFGFDAAFAELTAEQFVTDRLIACLDVGGVVTGEDFTFGKGKQGNVQTLAEFGADFGFSAETVGAVTLDGTAVSSTLVRQALVAGNPREAARLLTRPFAIRGPVQHGDKLGRTIGYPTANVDMGKYLRPAYGIYAVRGRLPDGRVVNGAANLGIRPTFDPPKELLEPYFFDFAEDLYGQEIEVELIEFLRPEAKFDTLDALTSQMDADCDRARAILTDGAA; this comes from the coding sequence CGGCAGCGCGGCGGTCCCTTCGCATTTCGCAGGCGGCATCGTCGCGCTCGGCAATTTCGACGGATTTCATCTTGGCCATCAGGCGGTGGTCGGTCGTGCCGTGGACCGTGCGCGGGCCGAGGGTCGCCCGGCGATCGTCGCGACGTTCGATCCGCATCCCGTGCGCTATTTCCGCCCCGATACCCCGCCGTTCCGCCTGACCACGCTCGACCAGCGGCAGGAACTGTTCGCGGCGGCCGGCGCGGATGCGATGGTCGTGTTCGGGTTCGACGCCGCCTTTGCCGAACTGACCGCCGAACAGTTCGTCACCGATCGGCTGATCGCCTGCCTGGATGTCGGCGGCGTGGTGACGGGAGAGGACTTCACCTTCGGCAAGGGCAAGCAGGGCAATGTCCAAACGCTTGCCGAATTCGGTGCAGACTTCGGCTTCTCCGCGGAAACGGTCGGCGCCGTGACCTTGGACGGGACCGCTGTGTCCTCGACATTGGTCCGGCAGGCGCTCGTCGCCGGCAACCCGCGCGAGGCGGCGCGTCTGTTGACCCGCCCCTTCGCGATTCGCGGACCGGTGCAGCATGGCGACAAGCTGGGCCGCACGATCGGATACCCGACCGCCAACGTCGACATGGGCAAGTACCTTCGCCCCGCTTACGGCATCTATGCGGTCCGCGGGCGGCTGCCCGACGGACGCGTGGTGAATGGCGCGGCCAATCTCGGCATTCGCCCGACCTTCGACCCGCCCAAGGAATTGCTCGAACCGTATTTCTTCGACTTTGCGGAGGATCTGTACGGGCAGGAGATCGAGGTCGAGTTGATCGAATTCCTGCGGCCGGAGGCGAAGTTCGATACGCTGGACGCGCTGACCTCCCAGATGGATGCCGATTGCGACCGCGCGCGCGCGATCCTGACGGACGGCGCCGCGTAA
- the ileS gene encoding isoleucine--tRNA ligase encodes MTDSTDSQADWRDTVFLPKTDFPMKAGLAAKEPAILARWAALGIYDRLREQRKGRERFILHDGPPYANGDIHMGHAMNKVLKDIIVRSQSLMGKDAPYVPGWDCHGLPIEWKVEEAYRAKKLNKDEMPVAQFRAECRAYAEKWVAVQREQFQRLGVMGDWADPYLTMKYDAEASIVGELLKFAESGQLYRGAKPVMWSPVEKTALAEAEVEYEDVVSTQIDVAFEITDAPNAPELVGAHAVIWTTTPWTIPVNQALSYGPDIEYAVVEVRFESGSRGRYLISPELWRPFLARLRANSPLGLPLFGDEEFSSIENVTWRGKGSQLEGATARHPMHELGGFFEKPRPFLPGDFVTTDAGTGLVHMAPDHGEDDFLLCKRYGIDPVFAVDGAGMYRADWAWLGGQGSVINKKFVAADGPICTDLRAKGALLAASDDFPHSYPHSWRSKAKVIFRATPQWFIPMDRDTAGTGQALPGAALSGPEGSPTNVDVPAFEDTGPGNGATLREVALDAIARTRWVPARSENRIRAMVEGRPDWVISRQRAWGVPIALYVNRATGEYLNDPAVNARILDAFRAGGADAWFAADHQQLLGADYDLAEYEVINDILDVWFDSGSTHAFVIEARYGEGVRANLYLEGSDQHRGWFQSSLLESSGTRGRAPYDAVLTHGFALDGQGRKMSKSLGNVVDPLKIIQESGADILRMWVASTDYFDDVKIGKEVLGTAGDAYRKLRNTFRYLLGALDGFTDAEKVAVKHMLDLEKYVLHRLGMIDVELRAAATGYEFNRYLRLLTDFAQEDLSAFFFDIRKDSLYCDAPDDIKRRSYRTVLDILFHALVRYAAPILCFTAEETWQARFPSEDGSVHYLEWPELPALPGDDAVSTQWSDVRALRVQVTEAIEPLRREKRVRSSLEAEVTVPNAILSEEALAELFIVAKVSTADGIGVTPTDYHKCGRCWRHLPEVDTDGLLCDRCTKVVA; translated from the coding sequence ATGACCGACAGCACCGACAGCCAAGCCGATTGGCGCGACACCGTCTTCCTGCCGAAGACCGATTTCCCCATGAAGGCGGGTCTTGCCGCAAAGGAACCCGCGATCCTGGCGCGCTGGGCGGCACTCGGCATTTACGATCGGCTGCGCGAACAGCGCAAAGGCCGCGAACGCTTCATCCTGCATGATGGCCCGCCTTACGCCAATGGCGACATCCATATGGGCCATGCGATGAACAAGGTGCTGAAGGACATCATCGTCCGCAGCCAATCGTTGATGGGCAAGGATGCGCCTTACGTTCCGGGCTGGGATTGCCACGGCCTGCCGATCGAATGGAAGGTCGAGGAAGCGTATCGCGCGAAGAAGCTGAACAAGGACGAGATGCCCGTCGCGCAGTTCCGCGCCGAATGCCGCGCCTATGCCGAGAAATGGGTCGCAGTGCAGCGCGAACAGTTCCAGCGGCTGGGCGTGATGGGCGACTGGGCCGATCCCTACCTGACGATGAAATACGACGCCGAGGCATCGATCGTTGGCGAACTACTCAAGTTCGCCGAAAGCGGCCAACTGTATCGCGGCGCGAAGCCCGTGATGTGGTCCCCGGTCGAGAAGACCGCTTTGGCCGAGGCAGAGGTCGAATATGAGGACGTCGTATCGACGCAGATCGACGTCGCGTTCGAGATCACGGACGCGCCGAACGCGCCCGAACTGGTCGGCGCGCATGCGGTGATCTGGACTACGACGCCGTGGACGATTCCGGTCAATCAGGCGCTGAGTTATGGGCCGGATATTGAATACGCTGTTGTCGAAGTTCGCTTCGAGAGTGGAAGCCGGGGCAGATACTTAATCAGCCCGGAGTTGTGGCGTCCGTTTCTTGCTCGTCTGCGAGCCAACAGTCCGTTGGGTCTGCCGCTGTTCGGCGACGAAGAGTTTTCAAGCATTGAAAACGTGACATGGCGGGGCAAGGGTTCGCAACTCGAAGGTGCGACCGCCCGTCACCCGATGCACGAACTCGGCGGCTTCTTTGAGAAGCCGCGCCCGTTCCTGCCGGGCGATTTCGTCACGACCGACGCCGGCACCGGCCTCGTTCACATGGCGCCTGACCACGGCGAGGACGACTTCCTGCTGTGCAAGCGATATGGCATCGATCCGGTCTTCGCGGTCGACGGCGCTGGCATGTACCGCGCCGACTGGGCGTGGCTCGGCGGTCAGGGCAGCGTGATCAACAAGAAGTTCGTGGCTGCGGATGGCCCGATCTGCACGGACCTGCGCGCGAAGGGCGCGTTGCTCGCGGCCAGCGACGATTTCCCGCATTCCTATCCGCACAGCTGGCGGTCCAAGGCGAAGGTCATCTTCCGCGCCACGCCGCAATGGTTCATCCCCATGGACCGCGATACGGCCGGTACCGGTCAGGCGCTGCCCGGCGCGGCCCTGTCCGGTCCAGAGGGATCGCCGACGAACGTCGATGTTCCGGCCTTCGAGGATACCGGCCCCGGCAACGGCGCGACGTTACGAGAGGTCGCGCTCGACGCGATCGCCCGCACGCGCTGGGTCCCGGCGCGCAGCGAAAACCGCATCCGCGCGATGGTCGAGGGGCGCCCGGATTGGGTGATCAGCCGCCAGCGCGCCTGGGGCGTGCCGATCGCATTGTACGTCAATCGCGCGACGGGCGAATATCTGAACGATCCTGCGGTGAACGCGCGCATTCTCGACGCATTCAGGGCCGGCGGCGCAGACGCGTGGTTCGCCGCCGATCACCAGCAGTTGCTCGGTGCCGATTATGATCTCGCCGAGTATGAGGTGATCAACGACATTCTCGACGTCTGGTTCGACAGCGGATCGACGCATGCCTTCGTGATCGAGGCGCGCTACGGCGAGGGCGTCCGCGCCAACCTGTATCTCGAAGGGTCCGACCAGCATCGCGGCTGGTTCCAGTCGTCATTGCTCGAATCGTCCGGAACGCGCGGGCGGGCACCGTATGACGCGGTCCTGACGCACGGTTTCGCGCTGGACGGGCAGGGGCGCAAGATGTCCAAATCTCTCGGCAACGTGGTCGATCCGCTCAAGATCATCCAGGAATCGGGTGCCGACATCCTGCGCATGTGGGTCGCGTCGACCGATTATTTCGACGACGTGAAGATCGGCAAGGAAGTGCTTGGCACGGCGGGCGATGCGTATCGCAAGCTGCGCAACACGTTCCGCTATCTGCTCGGCGCGCTGGACGGCTTTACCGATGCCGAAAAGGTCGCGGTGAAGCATATGCTCGATCTGGAGAAATACGTTCTCCACCGGCTGGGCATGATCGACGTCGAACTGCGTGCGGCGGCGACCGGATACGAGTTCAATCGCTACCTGCGCTTGCTGACCGATTTCGCGCAGGAGGACCTGTCGGCCTTCTTCTTCGATATCCGCAAGGATTCGCTCTATTGCGACGCGCCGGACGACATCAAACGCCGCTCGTATCGCACGGTGCTGGACATCCTGTTCCACGCACTGGTCCGCTACGCCGCGCCCATCCTCTGCTTCACCGCCGAGGAAACGTGGCAGGCGCGCTTTCCGAGCGAGGACGGATCGGTGCATTATCTCGAATGGCCGGAACTGCCCGCGCTACCGGGCGACGATGCCGTGTCGACGCAGTGGAGCGACGTCCGTGCCTTGCGTGTCCAGGTGACGGAAGCGATCGAGCCGCTCCGCCGCGAAAAGCGCGTCCGCTCCAGCCTCGAGGCGGAAGTGACCGTGCCGAATGCGATCCTGTCCGAGGAAGCATTGGCCGAACTGTTCATCGTCGCGAAAGTCTCGACCGCCGATGGCATCGGCGTGACCCCGACCGACTATCACAAATGCGGCCGCTGCTGGCGCCACCTTCCCGAGGTGGATACAGACGGCTTGCTCTGCGATCGCTGCACGAAAGTCGTCGCATGA